In Brienomyrus brachyistius isolate T26 chromosome 2, BBRACH_0.4, whole genome shotgun sequence, the genomic window TTCATCCTTGATGGTATGGCATCCATCTGACCCTTCTGAGAAGATAGTTCGTGTCCTGTTTCCTGGCAACACGACGCAGCAAAATATATTTGAGGGTTTGGATATGCTCAAGCATTTAGACTTCCTGAAGAAGCCAGTGGTCACTCAAACAGAGTTATCTTCAAACTTTGCACGGACAGAAAAAGAAGTGAAGATGAAAAGCAAAAGTATCAGCAAGGAAAGTCGTACGTCAGCTTCAAGGccgtcagctggcccgggatgCAAAGAAGAATCAAAGGAGGGATCGCAGGAAATTTCAAAAACTGCTTCTGTTCAAGAGGTATTGAAACATTTTGAGGTGAAACAGAAAGCGCCTCTTGAAATGAAAACTGAAACCCCAGCTTTGGAGCACAAAGCCGAAACAAAACCAAAACAAGAGAATGAAACTGAAAAAGTACTGAAGACATTGATAGAAAAGACACATACCAAAGAAACTAAGAAAGAAGTGAAGGCTAAAGTTGAAGAAAAAGTAAAGATGgaagaaacaaagaaaaaggcAAAAAAAGACATGAAAAGGGATACAAAGAAAGATTCTCCGATGAAGGaggcaaagaaagaagaaaagaaagagagagatctGAAAAAGGATATAAGAAAACCCACAAGGGATCTGAAAAAGCCTACGGCTGCACCGGGGGATGCGAAAAAGTCTGTGCCAAAACACAGAATTCCAAAAAAAGAGGAATCACCGAGGAAGGACGTGGGAAGCCCTGGGAAATCGAAAGAGAAGAAGATCAAGACCCCCAAAATGGAACCTAAACTGAACAAAAGTAAGACTGAAAATCTTTGCGCTGGAGCAATGGTGGACTCTCCCGATGTCGGCACTGAAGAAGCCGTCGAGTCTGAAAGGTCCTTAATGTCTTCTGCAGAGGATCTTACAAAGGAATTTGAGGAGCTTAAAGCTCAAGGAAATGTAGGCTATGTTATAAATGTCGCTCCATCTTATGAAGAAAAGTTAAAAGTCGAGGAAAAGCCCAAAGAAGCTGGGCTTTGTGAAGATCTCCGAGAATTTAGATATGAGCCTAGAACAACCACTCAAGCTGCAGAAGAAGGTCTAGAGAGCCTGGATGAACTTTTATCTATGCGACAAATCAAAATTGGTGTGAGGGAGTCTGAAGATAGAGAGAGTGTTTTAGTTGACTTGTCAAAAGGGGTGGATGAACAGGAAACCATGGAGGTGAAGAGAGAGCAGTTTGTTATTACAAGAGAATGTGAAGGTAAAGAAGTAAAAACTGAAGTTTTAAGCAGTCTGGTTAGAGCAGAAACAAATGATGATGTGCAACACAAGCATGGCATGAAGCCAGAGGACTCAGTAGAAAGTAACAAATTAAGCAAGTCAGGGACTGAAGTTATTAGTGAGAAACTAACATCATACATTAGCAAACCAGCTACGATTTCTACTTGTCATTCTGCATCAAGTGAGAAGGCAAGCTTAGAAAGTAATGCAGTGCCTGATAAGGAATATCCTCACAGTCCTCTTGAGGAATGCACCACCTTGTTACCTAACACACAGTCAAAAGCTGATGTTTACATAGCATCAGATCAGACTACTCACACGCCCATACCAGAACTTATGAGCAATGTGACCACCCATGATGAACTGAAGTCTTCCACTGAGCTTTCCAAGTCAGGATGGGCTGCACCACCTAGTGGCCATGGAAGAGAAAATATGGTCTTACTTCCTGACAGTATCAAATCAGACGATTCAAAAAGTGACGTCACAGAAGGTCAGGATTATCCCATGTCTGCTGCCACTCTGTCACCACCCTCGTCATATGAGGACGACAAGTCTTATGAGCAACTTTCTATCAGAATGAGTGCACACAAAAACCTGGAGCCTGGTCACCAAGCAGCATTGGGCATATCAGGCAAACTGCCCGTTGATACAAGTACTTCAGTTTCAGTTTTTCCACTCCTAAAGACCTTTGCCAGTGATACCAGCTTAAAACATGACTTGTTGCTGAGTGCTAGGGATTCTCTGACGGAAATAGAAAGAGTTATTTCTGGAGACCAGAATGAAGTACATACGTCTTCAAGTACTGAGCAAGATGATACATTAAATGGAGCTCCCTCTTCACAACTTACTCTTGAAAGTTTATCCGGTACTGTTGAAGCACTTCCCAAACCCCAAAGCGTTATGACAGCAGAAGTTACTGATGACAACATTACAAATATCCATATTCCGGATTGTGCATTATCATTTGAGAAGATGCCCTCCCCACTTCCTAGTCCTCCACCTCTGGAATCGGGATCTCCatcagatgcatctctgtatggAGATAGAAAATCACTTGCTGAACTGAGCCAGTCCTCGGCAGATTTATGTCAGGATGACAGGAAGTTGTCATTGCCTCCAAGTCCATTAGAGGATGTCAAATTAGGCTTATTTTCTTCTCCTGTGAAACAGACCTCAGTAGATACATTAGCTCTGTGCCAAAAAAGGTGCAGTGAGCATACCATAGAAGCTCAATCGGAGGGATCAGTGAATGTCTCAAAAGATCTTTTACAGGTTCTGATATCACTGGATTCCAGTGTGATTGGAGAATTAGTAGACATGGGTAATAAGTCTGTATCAGAAGGAAAAACATCTGACAAGTCGGATACCCCTGACAGTGAAGATGTAGAAGAGGACAAGATCTCCCTGGCTGCTTCCCTCTCAGGAACTACTAGTTATATTCCTGAGCCAACATCAGATGATTCTACAGAGTTAGTCATTACACAGCCTGCAGAAATACCTGTATCTGCATCCATATCTGCACTCCGGAATCTACCTGCTCCCCAGGAAACCAGGATTGAGGCACCTAAACAAGAATTTCCCCAACCAGTTTCTTTTTTCCCAACTTTTTCTCCATCCAAAGAGCAGGTGGCTTTAGAGGAACTCTTACCACCTCTGAAATTAGGTATAGAATGCCCTGATCACATTAAAGATGTACATTTTACACAAGAATCCCCAGATCAGACTAGCATTGTGACAAACAAACAATATGATACAAATGGCCCTACAGATGTGGATTACACATACTGTGACCAAGAACTCTGCCAGCCTGAAAATGACAAAGCTGAAGAGAAGAGATCACATTCACCCACCGTAGAAATTGCCCCACCTTTCTCAATGTCCACCTTTTCTGACGTAGAATGTAACAAGACGGTGCCTGTAGCAGCAGAGTCTAATGCACAATCCACTTGTAAGTCTAAATCACAAGTCAAACCTGAGATTTCACCACCTTCCTATCTAGCACTATCCTCTCATTCATTTGACTACAAAGACAGCTTTGGCACCTATTCCTCATCATCCAAAGGTTATTCACTTCTATATGAACCTAACATCATCCAAAACAAAGACCTTCAGAACAGTAATCTGGAAAGCCAGTCATTTCCTGATGTTTTAAACAGAAATAAAGTGAGCGCTACCGGAT contains:
- the LOC125720148 gene encoding microtubule-associated protein 1B-like, translated to MAASAGPVSGADAVFPIAASRAAQRFPGSKLYLLVVIGEIVSEEELSCAIEDIGKGIRSWAVDHINYKLDQELRLFVSRHSTSSSDGKGQKTLHYRSEVLEAVVLVNPTHETVSNEVRVMVSDASRDKLLVLSGQYYKSCGGLALQSGSFSFHNFIDIFTDQEIGELLSTIHPDNRANLTLYCPDEGDWKSSDMDRHNLQDFIDLKLKNTIVLPEMDGLSEFTQHIFKLVEVPSPFDLLEPPSSGGFLKLSKPCCYVFPGGRGDATLFSVNGFNMLINGGSERKSCFWRLIRHLDRVDSILVTHVGDDNLPGINSMLQRKIAEQKRDQSQGPTTDGEWVKNFISPDLGVVFMNVPENLRKLEHDIRVRGPVEEASITLDYLDELSIKPEPLYRPSGNSLDPILLFQKMGVGKLEMYVLNPVKNSKEYNDLMKHWNDSFADKESNYIESEIPISYLTSISSLMVWHPSDPSEKIVRVLFPGNTTQQNIFEGLDMLKHLDFLKKPVVTQTELSSNFARTEKEVKMKSKSISKESRTSASRPSAGPGCKEESKEGSQEISKTASVQEVLKHFEVKQKAPLEMKTETPALEHKAETKPKQENETEKVLKTLIEKTHTKETKKEVKAKVEEKVKMEETKKKAKKDMKRDTKKDSPMKEAKKEEKKERDLKKDIRKPTRDLKKPTAAPGDAKKSVPKHRIPKKEESPRKDVGSPGKSKEKKIKTPKMEPKLNKSKTENLCAGAMVDSPDVGTEEAVESERSLMSSAEDLTKEFEELKAQGNVGYVINVAPSYEEKLKVEEKPKEAGLCEDLREFRYEPRTTTQAAEEGLESLDELLSMRQIKIGVRESEDRESVLVDLSKGVDEQETMEVKREQFVITRECEGKEVKTEVLSSLVRAETNDDVQHKHGMKPEDSVESNKLSKSGTEVISEKLTSYISKPATISTCHSASSEKASLESNAVPDKEYPHSPLEECTTLLPNTQSKADVYIASDQTTHTPIPELMSNVTTHDELKSSTELSKSGWAAPPSGHGRENMVLLPDSIKSDDSKSDVTEGQDYPMSAATLSPPSSYEDDKSYEQLSIRMSAHKNLEPGHQAALGISGKLPVDTSTSVSVFPLLKTFASDTSLKHDLLLSARDSLTEIERVISGDQNEVHTSSSTEQDDTLNGAPSSQLTLESLSGTVEALPKPQSVMTAEVTDDNITNIHIPDCALSFEKMPSPLPSPPPLESGSPSDASLYGDRKSLAELSQSSADLCQDDRKLSLPPSPLEDVKLGLFSSPVKQTSVDTLALCQKRCSEHTIEAQSEGSVNVSKDLLQVLISLDSSVIGELVDMGNKSVSEGKTSDKSDTPDSEDVEEDKISLAASLSGTTSYIPEPTSDDSTELVITQPAEIPVSASISALRNLPAPQETRIEAPKQEFPQPVSFFPTFSPSKEQVALEELLPPLKLGIECPDHIKDVHFTQESPDQTSIVTNKQYDTNGPTDVDYTYCDQELCQPENDKAEEKRSHSPTVEIAPPFSMSTFSDVECNKTVPVAAESNAQSTCKSKSQVKPEISPPSYLALSSHSFDYKDSFGTYSSSSKGYSLLYEPNIIQNKDLQNSNLESQSFPDVLNRNKVSATGYSRPDIDFCLANTCEYRDPRLELSPSFINPNPLELFAADANTDSEDDFESSPTQGITLRQSTGDPLPLSFRDGPPVPPKADTCTVDPVALTDDQHSAIKGAKEKSINKKPGLKTKPSSAARKSDAETTSVGSTDKTSKTASPRKRDLSASKLKGTEKRGKEEKNVSNIKATKATKTASLGSASGKSPEKWPPDGSPIYVDLVYIPSHGNAKNVDAEFFRRVRSSHYVVSGHDPVAEEPHKAVLDSLLEGKSQWDNNLQVTVIPTHDSEVMKQWYQQTCEEQQRLNVIVLASSSTVLMQDESFPACKIEL